The genomic region CCGATTCCCTGGCGCTCTACCGCCAGTACCCGAACGTGTGCATCCTGCGCACCTTCTCGAAGGCCTACGGGCTCGCCGGCCTGCGCGTGGGATACGCCGTGGCGGCGCCGGACATCGCCGAGGGACTGCGCCGGACTGCCCTTCCCTTCTCGGTGAGCGCGCTGGCCCAGAGGGCGGCCATCGCATCGCTGGACGCCGGGGAGGAGATGGAAGCGCGGGTGGCCGCCGTCAGGCAGGAGCGTGCACGGATGGCCGCGCAGCTGGAAGCCCAGGGCTGGAAGCTGCAGCCGAGCCAGGGCAATTTCCTGTGGATCCGCGCGGACGAACGCCTCCGGGCGAGGCTGGTGGACGCGTTTGACGCCGCCGGCATCATGGTTCGGGCGTACCAGGGCGACGGCGTGCGGATCACCGTTGCCGATCCCGCCTCCAACGACCGCGTGCTCGGGCTCCTGGCAGCCCACGCTGCCTGAACACTCACTGACCCCCGTTCCGCCTACAACCAGAGGAATCCCCATGGAACAACAGACAAAGACGTCTGCCCGCGCCCTCGGCGCGGCCCTTAAACCCCGCCAGCTCACCATGATGGGGCTCGGCAGCGCCATCGGCGCGGGCCTCTTTATCGGCTCCGGCGCAGGCATCCAGGCCGCGGGCCCAGCCGTGCTGATCTCCTACCTCGTGGCCGGCACCCTCATCATCCTGGTGATGTGGGCCCTCGGCGAAATGGCCGCCGCCAACCCGGACAGCGGCGCCTTCTCCGTCTACACCGCCAAGGCCTACGGGCCGGTGGCAGGTGCCACGGTGGGCTGGCTCTGGTGGCTGCAGCTCGTGGTGGTCATCGCGGCCGAAGCGCTGGGTGCGGCAGGCCTGCTAGCCACGATCTTCCCGGCCCTGCCGGTGTGGCTGATGGCCTTCGTGTTCATCGTGGTGCTCACCGCCGTGAACCTCACCAGTGTGAAGAACTTCGGCGAGTTCGAGTTCTGGTTCGCCCTGCTCAAGGTGGCGGCAATCGTCGGGTTCCTCCTGGTGGGCGCTGCCCTGCTCTTCGGCTGGCTGCCGGGCGTCCAGTCGCCGGGCCTGTCCAACTTCACCGGGGCCGGCTTCGCACCCAGCGGTTTTGCCGGGATTGCCACAGCCCTGTTCGTGGTGGCATTCGCGTTCGGCGGCACCGAGATCGTCTCCGTGGCGGCAGCTGAAACCGCGGAGCCGGCCCGCAGTGTGAAGAAGGCAGTCCGGACGGTGCTGTGGCGCATCCTGGTCTTCTACATCGGTGCGATCTTTGTGATCGCGGCGGTGGTTCCTGTGGGCTCGGCGGGGCTGAAGAGCCCGTTCGCCGCTGTGCTGGACGCCGCCGGCATGCCCGGCGCGGCCACCGCCATCACCCTGGTGGCCGTAGCGGCACTGCTCTCCGCCCTCAACGCCAACCTTTACGGTGCCTCCCGGATGGCGTTCTCCCTTGCCGAGCGCGGCGAAGCGCCACGTCTGCTCGCTTCCGTGTCCAAGGCCCGGGTTCCGGTTGTCGCGGTCCTGGCCAGCGTTGCCTTCGGTGTTGTCACGGTTGTGCTGGAGTTGGCTTTCCCCGAGAAGGTCCTTCCCGTCCTGCTCAACATCGTGGGTTCGACCTGCCTGCTGGTGTGGACCTCCGCGCTCCTCGCCCAGCTCGCGCTGCGCCTACGCGCCGACCGCGAGGGGACGGAGCTTCCCCTGCGGATGCCGGGCTTCCCCTGGCTCACGGTGTTTGGTCTGGTCATCCTCGGAGCGATCTTCACGGTGGGATTCATCGGTGAGGATTCCCGTCCCCAACTCCTGAGTACTTTCGCCCTCGTGGCGCTCCTGGCGGTGGCGAACTGGCTTCACCACCGGAACGGGAAGGTTGCGCCGGTTGTGGAATCTGCGGATAGTGCCAAGCAGCCGGTGCTCGTCGACTGAACCAGCCGCCTGAACCGCTTCTCGGCTCAGGGCATCGGAAGGGCGCGTCCGGCCTGGCCGGGCGCGCCCTTCGTCTCTACGGACGGTTAAACTCCTGCTGCCACCGTGCCTTATCCCACCGCTCCTGCAACTTTCGGTCCATGGTCCATTTACTCTCCCATGAGTCGAAGCTGGCCTTGAAGGTGGGCACATAGTAATTGGAGCCCTTGCGGCGGGTTCTCTTCTTGAGTCTCAGCAAGAGGCCGAGCAGGATCCACACAACGATGAGAATTACGACCAGGAAGAATATCGTCTCCACGGGCAACCAGTCCTCGAAGGGGTTTAATGCCCTCAGTTTAATCCCGTTAGCGCCGGATAACGAAGCGTGCCCCGGTACCACTGCAGTGTGTCTGAACAATGTCCGGGCTGCCCGGAATGTGTACCATACATGCGAACTCTGCACATGATGCGGTCACGAAGATCTGCACGTTACCGTTGCTCGCCGGCGACAACATTTCCAGAGAAAAGTTCCTGAACGACTATCGTGCCAAGGCGTAGTCAGGAACGTCAGTGCTCCATACACCGACGCCATCGCCCAGACGGTCAGCTCCCGTAATTAGGACTACAAGTGGCTTAGTGCCGGGCAGTGGCGCAGCACCCTCAGCCGCGCAGCATCCACGCGGCGTTGTTCGGCTGCAGCCAGCCGTCCTCGGCCAGCGGCGCGGCGCTGAGCAGTACGGTACCGGAGGGCAGCCGCACGGGTTCCGTTCCCATGGCGACGGCGACGAGGAAGTGCGCGTTGCGTTCGCAGATCAGCAGGTTCCCGGCCTCGACCCGCCAGCTGCCGCCGTCGTCCGCGGTGAAGACCTCGTTTTTCCACAGCTGCCGGCGCAGCTCCAGCGCCGCCTTGGTGAGGTTCAGGGCGGACTGCGGGTCTTGCTGCTGCAGTTCGATCGCATGGGTTCCCCAGCCCGTGGGGACGGGGAGCCACGGATCCGCGGCGGGTTCACCCAGCGAGAAGCCGTGGTTCAACGCCGCGTCCTTGGTCCACGGCAGCGGGACGCGGGCGCCGTCGCGGCAGACGCCGCCGCGGGCCCACATCGGATCCACCCGGGCCTCCACCGGAACGTCGACCTCCGGCAAGCCGAGCTCCTGGCCCTGGTAGAGGTACGCGGCACCGGGCAGTCCGAGCAATGCCACCAGGGCCGCCCGCGCCCGCGTACTGCCGAGTTCGCCGCCGCCGAACCTCGTGACGGAGCGGACGATGTCGTGGTTTTCCAGCGCCCACGTGGGGGCGGCGCCGTGGAGCTGCCGGGCGGCTTCGAGCTCGTTCCCGACGGCGGCCCACGCTTCCGGGTCCCAGCCGACCTTTACGAACGCGAACGCGAAGGCCTGCTGCATCTCGTCCGCGCGGGTGTAGCGGGCGGCACGGGCCGGTTCCAGGTTGACCTCGCCCACCAGCAGGCGGTGCGGCTCATACTTCTCGGCGAGAGTGCGCCAGCGGCGGTAGACCTCGTGGACGTCCTCCTGGTCCGAGACCTGCGGGTTGGACCGCAGCCCGTC from Arthrobacter sp. NicSoilB8 harbors:
- a CDS encoding amino acid permease, which encodes MEQQTKTSARALGAALKPRQLTMMGLGSAIGAGLFIGSGAGIQAAGPAVLISYLVAGTLIILVMWALGEMAAANPDSGAFSVYTAKAYGPVAGATVGWLWWLQLVVVIAAEALGAAGLLATIFPALPVWLMAFVFIVVLTAVNLTSVKNFGEFEFWFALLKVAAIVGFLLVGAALLFGWLPGVQSPGLSNFTGAGFAPSGFAGIATALFVVAFAFGGTEIVSVAAAETAEPARSVKKAVRTVLWRILVFYIGAIFVIAAVVPVGSAGLKSPFAAVLDAAGMPGAATAITLVAVAALLSALNANLYGASRMAFSLAERGEAPRLLASVSKARVPVVAVLASVAFGVVTVVLELAFPEKVLPVLLNIVGSTCLLVWTSALLAQLALRLRADREGTELPLRMPGFPWLTVFGLVILGAIFTVGFIGEDSRPQLLSTFALVALLAVANWLHHRNGKVAPVVESADSAKQPVLVD
- a CDS encoding alpha-amylase family glycosyl hydrolase; the encoded protein is MISLSGPVEGTALAPAADWWQSAVIYEVYPRSFADGDGDGVGDLAGLIARLPYIASLGVDGIWMTPFQPSPQVDQGYDVTDYCGVDPLFGTMEQFDVLLSNAHALGLRILLDVVPNHCSSEHPLFQAALGAGPGSPERDMFHFVPGPLGMSDDGGVGIASDAADADGSAADDSTNDMPPNNWQSVFGGRAWSRASPGSATDKDWYLHLFSAGQPDWNWRNPAVGDYFDGVLRFWFDKGVDGLRIDVAHALFKADGLPDSPSTGGVVDGLRSNPQVSDQEDVHEVYRRWRTLAEKYEPHRLLVGEVNLEPARAARYTRADEMQQAFAFAFVKVGWDPEAWAAVGNELEAARQLHGAAPTWALENHDIVRSVTRFGGGELGSTRARAALVALLGLPGAAYLYQGQELGLPEVDVPVEARVDPMWARGGVCRDGARVPLPWTKDAALNHGFSLGEPAADPWLPVPTGWGTHAIELQQQDPQSALNLTKAALELRRQLWKNEVFTADDGGSWRVEAGNLLICERNAHFLVAVAMGTEPVRLPSGTVLLSAAPLAEDGWLQPNNAAWMLRG